DNA from Parageobacillus thermoglucosidasius:
TGAGCTAACGTGCGGAATGCTCGGTTTCATTTGTCTTGCTTTTTCCACAGCATTCGGGAAGACCTTAACAATCTGGTAACCCCGTTTTTGATAAAAGCGTAAAGCGTGTAAATTATCGTTCGTCGTGATTAAGCGGACCGTGCTACATCCATGCTGCGCGGCAAATGCTTCCGCTTGTTGCAAAAGAGCGCTGCCGACTCCTTGGTTTTCGATCACGCTATCTAGTGAAACAATTTCGCATTCTTCACCACGGATGACAAAGGTGATCAGCCCCGCTATTTCCCCATTGCCTTGGACCGCGGCAAAACCGTCCAGCTCGCTGCAATCATACAATCCCGTTGAAACGACCATTTGCGGACTTCCCCAATGGGTAATAAAAAATTGTTGCACGGTTGAGCGGTCAAGAAGATGGGTAGGGATAATGTTCATGCTCCTGACACTCCTTGTTATGATTTGTATTAATTTTATCATATAAGAAACAAGGCCTCTTTGTCTGCTTATGTCTCGGATAGGGAGGAGTGTCCTAATATGAGTTATTGCAATGCTTGAAACAAGAGCCTAGTGCGAACAAAAATATTTGCGAACGTGTTTTTTCCTATAATTAAATAAGGGCGACGCACCATTTCACGGGAATATATGTTCTATTAGGATAATAGAAACGAAAACATGGTTTAAGACGACATGCTTTTAAGGCGACGGCAGGAGAAATCGGTGCGGGATTCTAAAGGCGAAACGCCGAATAGAGAATGTCGCGGGTTCCATTAGCATGAATCAAATTCCACCGCCACCGCTCTCACCGGCGAGCCGTCACATTCCGGCAAATAAAGGGGAAGCGCGATAATATACGGATTGGCAAAGTCAATTTTATCGAAGTTCGTAAAATTTTCCCCGATCACTCCATTTACAGCAGTAATCGCTTCGTGCGCAGGGAAGGAAGAGCCGTCAGGCGGATCGATGTTTAACGCATCGATGAAAAACGTGCGGATTCCTCGTTCCAACATTGCTTCGATGACGTCGATCGCAATGTACGGGTGGCGAAAATAGCGCTCCGTTCCCGCATATTGGGACCAACCAGTGTGAAATAGGACAATCATTCCCGGTTCGAGCCGCGGCAAGTAAGCATTGACATCGTCTAGTGTAACCGCTTCTCCATCGTTTTTTTCCGTCACATCGATGACAATTCCTTTGCCGAGAAAATACGTTAAAGGAACCTCATCGATTCGCAGGCCATTTTCGCGAAAATGAAAAGGGGCGTCCACGTGAGTGCCGCTATGCGAACCAAGAACAAGCCGGCTGACATGGTAGCCGTTTTGTGCGAATGTTGCCACTGATGTGATATGTGGTTTTGGATCTCCTGGATAAATCGGGGTTTGTGCAGTAATGGGCATCGATAGATCTACGATTTTTTTGATGTTCATGTCCATTCCACTCCTTGATAAACATCTATTCGCCGCTCATTCATCATCGTGTAAAAGGTTTGCTTTAATTCTTGACGCCAGTGCTCATCTATGGTTGCTCGTATGATTTCTTCTTGATCATCCATGTTGGCGATGGCGATTTCGTTTCCATCTGGTCCATAAATAGAGGATAAACCAAAGAAATGAAAAGGAAAAGATTGGCCCACTTGATTACATGCTGCTACATAGACGGTATTATCGATTGCGCGTGCCATCGCAAATTTTTGAAAAGGCTCGTGAAACGGGGATTCCCACGCACACGGAACAAGAAGAAGCCCGGCTCCATGGACCGCCAGATACCTTGCTAGTTCTGGAAAAGCTAAGTCCCAACAAATCATTAAACCGATGCGGCCGAGCTCTGTATCTACTAGTACTGGTTTGGACCCGGGAGTAAACCACGCTTTTTCTAACGGAGTTAAATGGATTTTTCGATAATTCCCTATGCATTGTCCGCTTGGATGAATCAGTATGAGAGAGTTATAGAAATTTACCTCATCATCTTTTTCGACGTATCCGTAAGCAATATACAATTGAAGTTTTTGCGCAAGCCGGCTCATTCGTTGAAATATTAAACCATCCCATGCTTGGGCAACGTCTTTCAGCGTTTCCGATAAAACGTAACCAGTAGTACAAAGTTCCGGGAACAGGAGAAGGCGAACATCGGGAAATTTTTGTTTGCATTCGTTTGCGATGGCTTCCATTTTTGCGAGGTTGCTAGAAATATCGCTATTTATCGGCGTCATTTGCGTCAGCGCTATTTCATACGATATTGCCATAAATTATCCCTCCATGCTAGTCGGAGTTTGTGGTTCCATGGTATGCGCTGCGCTCGATGTTTGTTTTGTGATTTTCATTAATCCCCAATAGCTTGCTCCTGACAAGAAAAATGTTAACATGGTTGAGCCGATCGCAAGCGGATGAACATACGTAAAGTAATAGGCGAAAACAGCTCCGATGATATACGCCACATATGCGACCACATTGACTCCTTTTTGATACCGATACTGACCTTTTGTATCAAAAAGAATATCTTCCGCATTATATGTTCCTCTTTTGATCAAAAAGTAATCAACGAGCACAATGGCGAATACGGGAATGAACAGTGTCGCAATGAGCATTATAAAATTAAAGAAATGGGACATGAGTGCTTCTTTTAACAAGGCACCTAGGGTACAAATGATTCCCATGATCAATGTCGGCTTCCAAAACCCCGCGCGCGGGAATACGTTCATAAAGGACATCGTCGCACTATATAATGCCATGACATTGGTAGATAGCACAGAAAAGAAAACGACAATGGATGCGATCAATCCAAATCCGTAAGCGGCAAGGAGAATAGTAGGGTCGTATGTTCGTTCCATGTTGGAAGCAATGCTAAACCCGCTGACAACCGCATCGAGCCCCATCGCCACAAGCGAAGCGACAAGATAGCCAAAGTAGGTTCCCCAAAATCCGCTTTTTTCCGATTGACAGTTCCGGTTAAAATCACAAACGGTTGACATCCACGAAAACGCTGTCGCAACCACGATATCAAACGCGATGATCGTGGTGATGGATGGATGCTTGCTTAGCTTGATTTCTAATAGTGTGGAGATATGATACGTCGTAAAAATTTTATAAAAAACGAGAAAAGATAAAAGCAACATGGCGATTGATATATATTTTTCGATTCGTTCTACCCCGCGGTGGCCGAAAATTGTAATGATCACGACAAGCAGTTCAGTTAAAATCACAAATAAATTAATATTGCTGTATCCCGTAGCGTAATGAACGGCATAATTAAGACTAAGGCCAGCCATATACGCTTGAATCCAGCTCCAGCCAATTAAAATAATCGTATTGACAATGGCTGGAAGGCTCGCTCCTTTTTGTCCGAAGGCAGCTCTAGTGATAACCATGGTTGGGAGCCCGGTCCGGATGCCGATGTTTCCTGTAAGAGCGAGCGGAATGGCGCCGATCGCAGAGCCGACAATAATCGCGAACATCGCACTGGAAAAGGAAATATCGGGAACGAACATCATGCCTGTCATCACGGTAGTAATGACGACGTTCGCAGCAATCCAAAGAGTAAAGGTACTGAAAAAATTCATACTCCGTTCGTTCATCGGTGTTGGCCGAATGTCATCATGCCCAAAATGTTCTGTCCATTTCGCCATCAACAACGCCTCCTGGACTTAAAATTTATAATATTCAGAATAATTTGTGTACAAATCGATTTCGCCGCAAGGACGAAATCGAAACATTATTGGTACCATCCGAGTGGCTTTCCATTTTCGCTTATGTTTACATGTTTCGTTTCCGTAAAAGCGGTGAATCCTTGCGGGCCAAGCTCCCGGCCGATTCCGCTCTGTTTAAAGCCGCCCCAAGGCGCATCGACATAAGGAGTGTGATAACTGTTAATCCAAATCGTTCCTGCTCTCAGCTTTCTGGCGATTTGTTCGGCCCGTTCGAGATCGCGGCTAAATATGCCAGCTGCCAGCCCATATATCGTATCATTTGCCAATTCGATCACTTCTTTATCATTGTTGAAGCGTTGTACGGTAATAACGGGACCAAAGATTTCTTCTTGCACGATGCGCATGTCTTGGTGAATATTGACAAAAACGGCAGGGGAGAGGTAATATCCTTGTTCTTTGATGCGTTCGCCACCTCGGAGCAGGACAGCTCCTTCTTGCAATCCGAGTTGGATATACGTTTCTACTTTTTCTAAATGTGAGGAGCTTATTAATGGCCCCATCTCTGTTTTCTCGTCTAAAGGATCCCCGATGCGAAGGGAATCTAGTCTTTTTATCAGTTTATCTATAAATGAATCATAAAGATGTTCATGGACAAGAATTCGTGAAGCAGCAACACACACTTCTCCTTGATTCAAAAAAGAAGCAAACATCGCCCACTCTACTGCGTTATCCAAATCAGCATCTTCGAAAACGAGAAGCGGAGATTTTCCGCCGAGTTCCAGGGAAATCCGTTTGAAGCTACTAGCGCATTGTTCGTAAATCCATCGGCCTGTTTTGGTTCCGCCGGTAAATGATATTTTTTCCACATGCGGATGTGTCACCAACGTTTCTCCAACAGGAGAACCGCCCCCAGGAACAAGATTAAACACTCCCGGTGGAAGACCAATGGAATCGATAAGTTTTGTTAGTTCTAGTAAAGATAATGGAGTTAATTCGGATGGTTTAAAAACGATGGTATTTCCCGCAGCAAGCGCAGGCGCAATTTTCCATATCCCTAATAAAAGCGGGAAATTCCAAGGAACAATGAGCGCGCAAACGCCGATCGGTTCTGCGATGATTTTACTTGTTGTGCCATCCGCCATTTTCTTTTCCGTCATGGTTCGCTGTTCGAGAAAGTTGGCATAATAACGAAGGCATTGTACCGAATCGCTTACATCAAGGCGTGACTCGCGAATCGGCTTTCCCGTATTGATCGTCTCGATATATGCAAATTTTTCCGTGTCTTTCTCTAGCAGATCTGCTAATTGACGAAGAACGGAAATCCGATAACTTGGATCTGCCGGCCAATTTGTATATTGAAAAGCATGGCGGGCGGCTTCGATTGCTTCCCGTGTTTGTTGCAAGGATGCGTCATTTATTTCTGTTATCACTTGTTCATTGGAAGGATTGATAATCGAGCGTTTTTCTTCATTCCCTTTATGCCATGTACCGTTTATGTACACATGGTGATTGGACATAAAAACTCTCCTTTTGCTGGAATGTTTTCATTGTGTTGTTGCAGATAAATTTTTTTGCAAGGCTCGTCTTTTCTTTAATGCAACCAGTGTGATCATCTCATAGATAATGGCAGATGCTAACACAGCTGTAATTTCCCCGCTGTCATAAGAAGGCAATACTTCAACGAGGTCAAATCCGACAATATTTAGCCCATCGAGTCCCCTTACATACTCTAGTGCTTCGTAGCTGGTTGGCCCTCCTACTTCCGGTGTGCCGGTGCCGGGAGCAAACGCAGGATCGACAAAGTCGATATCATAGGAAACGAAAACAGGTTTATCCCCCACACAGTTGTGAATGCGTTTCATTACTTCAGAAAATCCAATTTGCCGAACTTCCTTCATGGTAATGACTTCAAAACCAAGCCGTCGCGCATCTTCTATATCATCCGCACTATAAAGCGGTCCGCGCATGCCGATTTGAATGGAATGATCCACGTCCAGCAGCCCTTCTTCGACAGCACGGCGGAATGGCGTGCCATGCATATATTTTTCACCATAATAATGATCCCAAGTATCTCCGTGAGAGTCGAAATGAACAAGCGCCACTGGCCCAAAGCGCTCATGAAATGCCCGCAAATTTCCTAATGTAATCGAATGATCGCCGCCCATAATAATCGGGATGATATTTTTCTGTAACACTGGCCGCAACTCTTTAACAATATGATCGTATGTTCGCAGCGCGTTTCCTGGAATGACGTCAATATCTCCATAATCTACTCCAGAACAATATTCAAAGATATTAATGTCCATATCTGGATTGTAAGGGCGAAGCAATACAGAAAAATTTCGAATGTGCTGCGGTCCATACCGTTGCCCGGTTCGGTTAGAAGCGGCAGTATCAAACGGCACACCGAGTACGACAAAATCAACATTGTCCGTTGTTTTCATATTTTCTAAGCGCATAAATGTCCGGACTCCGCAAAAGCGGGGAGATTGGGATGAATCTTTTGGTTTATACACTGAAAAAACCTCCTTTGAAAATGTTCTGCATTTTAAAAAATGCAAAAAACGTGCCAAAAAAGAATATAGAGATTTTTGACAAAAAATACGATGAATTAATGCAAAAATGAATGAAAAATAAAAAATCAATTCAAAAATGATTTTTAATCCATTTTTGAATTGATGCCGTATTTTTTTAGTTTTCTCACTACAGTTGGCTGACTAATTCCAAGATAATCCGCCATTTCATATGTTGTTTTACATTGTTTTGCCGCGTGCAAGAGCCATTGCCGCTCTACCTGTTCAATCGCTTCTTTCAATGTAGCGGGTTCCTTCTCTTTTTCCAACCATTGACGAGATGGTGCCGAGTGTGGGTGCTTTTGGATAGAAAAAGGGAGATATTCGGGATAAATGGCTTTTGTTTCGGAGGTAATGACTAATCTTTCCATCATGTTTTCTAATTCTCGCACATTACCAGGCCAATCATAATCGACAAGATGGTCAACAATGGACGGATGAAAATATTTATCCGTGTGATATTTTTGGTTGAATTTTTCTAAAAAGTATTGTGCTAACATGAAAATATCTTCTTTTCTCTCCCGCAAAGCAGGTACGTAAATGGGAATAACATGCAAACGATAAAATAAATCTTGACGGAATTTTCCTTGCTTCACCATTTCCTCTAAATTCTGATTGGTCGAGGCAATAAGCCGAAAGTCAATCGTTCTTTCTTTAATTCCCCCGACGCGCGTCACTTTTTTCTCCTGTAAAACTTTTAGCAGCTTTGCTTGCATCGAAAGCGGGAGTTCGCCAATTTCATCAAGAAAAAGAGTCCCTTTATCGGCTAATTCGATCAATCCCGGTTTCCCGGTTTTTTGTGCGCCGGTAAACGACCCTTTTTCATATCCAAACATTTCTGATTCAAATAGCGATTCCGGAATAGCGCTGCAATTCACTTCGATAAATGGCTGGTTTCGCCTCGGGCTGTTTTGATGGAGGGCACGGGCAAATACATTTTTCCCAACTCCGGACTCGCCAAGAAAAAGCACCGTTGCATCGGATTTGGCCACACGATGCACTAGCTTCCAAATACGCTGCATAACCTTGCTTTGGATCACAATGTTTTCCTGCTTTAATTCTTCCATTTCGATTTGATAATGTTCCATCTGCCTTCTTAGCTTTTCATAGTCTTCTTTTAAACGTTCTAACTCTGTTAAATCATGGGAGAAACTAATCACGCGAATAATGTTATTTTGTTTATCAAATACAGGTACGCCTGTTGCCATGACGACACGGCCTGTTGGTGTTCGCTGCATGATTTGGACTTCTTTTTTCTCTTTTAGCACTCTGGCCGTCACAGAAGGGGAAAATATGTTTTCTTTTTCTAATTGATATACAGATTTTCCAATAAGATAAGAAACTTCTTTTCCATAAATGGAAAGACAGTTGGGGCTGGCGCGGAGAACGACTCCGTTTCCGTCTGTAATGACAATATTATCGTTAGAAGATTTTAATATGGCGCCTAACTCTAATTCCAACACATCCATAACACTTTGCATGCTTTGCCTCCTAACTGTTTATCTTTACATTATTTAAATTATTCAAAAAACATAAAATTCCTGTTTATTTAGCGGACATCTTTGGCATGTTTTTTGCATCTAAAATAAAGTGAAGACAAAGTGACGGAGGGAGAAATAGATGAAGACAGAAGCAAAAAAATTTATACAGTTAAAAACAGCGATCCCGGGGCCGAAAGCGACAGAATTACTAAGAAAAAAAGAACAGAACGTTCCCCGGGGGCCGTTTAATACATTATCTACGTTTGCTGCCAAAGGGGAAGGCGCACTCTTAACAGATGTCGATGGAAACACGTTTATTGATCTTGCCGGGGCGATTGGCAGCCTCAATGTTGGTCATTGCCCGCCGAAAGTGGTGGAAGCGATAAAAGCTCAAGTTGAGCAGTATATTCATCCTTGTTTCCATGTGATGATGTATGAGCCGTATATTCAATTAGCAGAAAAATTAAATGAAATTACTCCAGGCACACATCATAAAAAAACATTTTTCGTAAATAGCGGAGCGGAAGCAGTCGAAAACGCTGTTAAGATTGCCCGGAAATATACAGGCAGAAAAGCGATTATCTCTTTTGAAAGAGGGTTCCACGGACGGACCCTTCTTGCGATGTCGCTCACAAGTAAAGTAAAACCGTATAAATTGGGATTTGGCCCGTTTGCGCCAGATACGTACAAAATGCCGTATCCATATTATTACCGCAAGCCATCTGGCATGACAAACGAAGAATTAGATGCAGAGATTTTAAGACGTCTGGAAGACTTTTTTGTATCTGAAGTTCCGGCAGAAGAAGTAGCGGCGATCATCATGGAGCCGGTGCAAGGCGAAGGTGGCTTTATTGTTCCATCGAAAACGTTTGTGCAAGGGGTAAAACAAATTTGTGAAAAATATGGTATCCTATTTATAGCAGATGAAATCCAAACAGGATTTGGACGAACTGGAAAGATGTTTGCGATGGAACATTTTGAGGTTGTCCCAGATTTAATAACGATGTCGAAATCCATTGGCGCCGGTGTACCAATCAGTGCGGTGACTGGAAGAGCAGAGGTAATGGACGCGCCAAATCCGGGAGAAATCGGTGGGACATATGGAGGCAGCCCGCTTGGCTGTGTCGCGGCATTGCAAGTCATTGATATGCTGCAGCAAGAACAGTTAGTCGAGCGTGCCAATGTGATCGGGCAAACAGTAATAAACCGGTTCAGGCAGCTCCAGGAAAAATACGAAACAGTTGGTGATGTGCGGGGACTTGGAGCAATGGTGGCAATGGAATTTGTGAAGGATTCGGAGACAAAAGCGCCGAATAAAGAATTAACAGCGGCTATTTTGCGAGAATGCCATCAACGCGGCGTCATTGTCATGAGCGCCGGCATATACAGCAATGTCATTCGCCTATTAACGCCGCTTGTGATTACCGATGAGCAGTTGGCGGAAGCATTGGATGTGATCGAGGAAGTTATTCATGAATTGGCATGATGAGGTAACAATGAAGAAAGAGGGGAGTACGATGAAAACGACGGTGGAGAAAAAGAAACTGTATATTAACGGTGAATGGGTGGATGCAAAATCGTATGCTACATTGACGTCCCCTTATTCAGGGGAAGCGTTGGCAGAAATTCCTATAGCCACAGAAGAGGAAGTCGAACAAGCCATTGCGGCAGCGTATGAAGCAAGAAAAGAATTGGCCAGCCTGCCGGCATACAAGCGGGCAGAGATTTTAGAGAAAGTGGTCGCACAGCTGCAAGAGCGGGCGGAAGAAGCGGCGCGCATCATTGCGCTTGAAGCAGCCAAACCGATTACAACAGCAAAAGGGGAAATAGCGCGGACGATTCAAACGTATAAATTTGCCGCCGAAGAAGCAAAACGGATTCATGGGGAGACGATTCCGCTTGATGCGGCGCCAGGCGGGGAAAATCGCGTCGCCTTTACTGTGCGTGAACCGATCGGCGTCATCGGCGCGATAACACCGTTTAACTTCCCGATGAACTTAGTGGCGCATAAACTCGGTCCAGCGATTGCCTCGGGCAATACAGTCGTGTTAAAACCAGCGAGCCAAACGCCGCTTTCCGCCTACTTTATCGCGGAGCTGTTTGAAAAAGCAGGGCTGCCAAAAGGAGCGTTAAACGTTGTCACAGGAAGCGGCAGAACAGTCGGTGATAAAATTGTCACTGATCCGCGCATCAGTATGATTACCTTTACCGGCAGCCCGGAAGTCGGAATCGGCATCCGCAATAAAGCGGGCTTAAAGCGGGTCACGCTTGAGCTTGGCTCCAACTCTGCCGTTATTGTTGATGAACAAGTGGATATTGACCGCATTATTCCACGCTGCGTTTTTGGCGCGTTTTCCTTCCAAGGGCAAGTATGCATCTCGCTTCAGCGCATTTATGTGCATGAAAAGCGGTATGACGAGTTTGTCGAAAAATTTATTGCCGCTGCGAAACAACTGAAAGCAGGGGATCCACTGGATCCAAACACGGATGTTTCTGCATTAATCACGCCAAAAGATGTCGATCGGGCGCTCGCATGGATTGAAGAAGCGAAACAAGGCGGTGCTAAAGTCGCGCTTGGTGGTGAACGGGATGGAAACATCTTGCTTCCAACCGTTATTTTGGACGCACAGCCAACGATGAAAGTATCGTGCCAGGAAGTGTTTGCGCCGATCGTTTTGATTAACCGCGTCGGCTCCATCGAAGAGGCGATTGAGCTTGTCAACGACTCCCGCTATGGATTGCAAGCAGGCGTCTATACGGATAACGTCCATGTTGCATGGGAAGCGGCAGAAAAATTACATGTCGGCGGTGTGCTCATCAACGACATCCCGACATTCCGTGTCGATCATATGCCATATGGCGGCGTAAAAGAGAGCGGATTCGGCCGCGAAGGGATTCGCTATGCGATTGAAGAGATGACAGAATTGAAATTGGTTATTTTTAACCGCAATCGGTAATCATGAACCGTATCACCTTTTTTGGTGGTACGGTTTTTCTTTTATTCCAAAACGAATCGCTGGTTAATTCAAAAGTGAATTTTTTAAATTCTAAAATGAATTAAAAATAACCAATAACACGGAGGGCGGATGAGATGAAGGACGCACAAGCGGAATGGCGGGAATGAAGAAATTAGCCATTCTTTTATTCCAAAGTGATTCTAACATTTCAGAGAATGGGGACAAGTTATGATGAGAATAAAATGGCACTAGAAATAGCAAAAGATATAGGAAAATTTTTATTTTTAAACAATTTAAAAATTTATAATTATGCAAATGTTGGCATGATATTTGCACATTATTTTTATAAGCAAACTCATTTTTACTAAAGGGGAGAATGTAACGTGATGGAGAATGGCAACTGGATGAACCTCTTTCATAAAATGTCGGATTTACTTGCGCCAGCGATGGCCAAAGACCATCCGAACTTGCCGGTGGTGAAGGAGGAAGGATGCTACTACTACGGATTGGATGGAAAAAGGTATCTTGATTTTACTTCCGGTATTGCAGTTGCCAATACAGGGCATCGCCATCCGAAAGTCGTACAAGCCATCAAAGATGCCGCGGACCGCCTTATGCATGGGCCGAGCGGAGTAATCATGTATGAATCGATCCTTCGTTTGGCTGAAGAATTAACGCATATTATGCCGAAAGGTCTGAACTGCTTCTTTTTTGCGAACAGCGGAACGGAGGCGATCGAAGGAGCGATTAAATTGGCAAAATATGTGACAAGAAGGCCGTATGTCGTTTCGTTTACAGGATGTTTTCATGGCCGTTCTTTAGGAGCGCTTAGTGTAAGTACGTCCAAAAGCAAATACCGGAAATATTTGCAGCCAAACGGATTGACGTATCAACTGCCATATGCCAATCCAAAAGATTGTCCGGACGGGGAAGATCCGGACGTGTATGTTGCGAATCAGCTTGAAAAAGATGCGGCTTCTTTATTTGCCCACCAAGTCACTCCGGAAGAAGTGGCATGCATGATTTTGGAACCGGTGCTTGGAGAAGGCGGGTATATTGTGCCGCCTAAAGGCTGGCTGCACAAAATAAGAGAAATTTGTGACCGCCACGGAATTTTACTTATTTTCGATGAGGTGCAGACGGGGTTTGGCCGCACTGGTGAATGGTTTGCGGCACAAACATTCGGCGTCACTCCAGACATTATGGCGATCGCCAAAGGAATTGCTTCCGGCCTTCCGCTAAGCGCAACGGTTGCCTCGAAAGAGTTGATGCAGCAATGGCCGCCAGGGAGCCATGGCACAACGTTCGGCGGCAACCCCATCGCATGTGCGGCAGCGCTTGCGACATTAGAAGTATTTAAAGAAGAAAACTTGCTGGAAAATTGCAAAAAAGTTGGGGAATATGCCCGCGCAAAACTTGAGGTGCTGAAAACGAAGCATCCGGTGATTGGAGATGTGCGTTCGATCGGGCTTATGATCGGCATTGAGATTGTTCATCCACATACTGGCGAACCGAACGGAGAGGGAGTGATGAAGATTTTGCACCGCTGCCTGCAAAAAGGAGTCCTTTTCTATCTGTGCGGGAACAAAGGGGAGGTTATTCGCATGATCCCGCCGCTGACTGTGACGAAAGAGCAGATTGACGAAGGATTAAACATGCTGGATGAAGCATTGACAGAATATGAAACGGAAATTGGCGCACATCCGATGATGACAAAAATGACTGGGAAATAACAGCCGTTCATTTGTGTAAAAATAAGAGGATGGGGGAATTTTCATGAGCATGCTTGATACGGGGGTTATTCTATTTTATTTTCTTCTTTTAATTATTGTGGGGGTTTTGGGGGTAAAAAGAGCGAAAACAGTAGAGGACTATGCGCTTGCCGGCAGAAATCTCGGATTGTTTGTCTATCTTGGCTGTCTGTCTGCGGTCATTCTTGGCGGCGCCTCGACGATAGGAACAGCTAAATTAGGGTATCAATTCGGGCTTTCAGGCATATGGTTTGTATTCATGATTGGTCTTGGAATTACCGTGCTCGGTTTGTTTTTTATTCATCAAATTTATGGTGCAAATGTTACTACGATTAGTGAATTGCTTGGACGCCGGTACAATAAAGAAACACGCTTGATCAGCGCCCTTGTGGCAGCTATTTACACGATGATGGTTTCCGTTACGCAAGTAATAGGAATGGGGACTATTATTCACGCTGTGCTTGGCTGGGATATGACGGTTTCGATGTTAGTCGGCGGTGGAATCGTGCTGTTTTATACGATTCTCGGGGGAATGTGGAGTGTTACCATGACAGATATTATTCAGTTTATCGTCATGACAGTCGGCATTTTTTTCGTTATGCTGCCGCTTAGTTTATCCTATGTTGGCGGATGGAAATCGCTCTCTGAACAATTGCCTGCCACGCATTTTGATCTGACATCAATGGGATGGACGAACATTTTTCAATACTTTTTACTATATACTTTAGGAATGGTGGTATCACAGGATATTTGGCAGCGGGTGTTTACGGCGCGCACAACCAAAATTGCCAGGAGCGGTGCAGTATACGCCGGTCTATACAGCTTTGCCTATGCATTAGCATTAAGCATTATTGGCATGTGTGCAGTCATTGTTTTCCCAACCATTAACGATCCGCAAAATGTATTTGCAAAAATGTCGCTGACGATCTTGCCGCACGGTTTGTTAGGGCTCATTTTGGCAAGTGTATGTTCTGCGCTCATGTCCACTGCTTCTGGAACGTTGCTTGCTTCTTCTACTCTTTTATCACATGATATTTTGAAGCAGTATTGGCTAAAAGACATTAGTGATCAAAAGTTTGTTTTTCTGTCACGAATGATCACGTTAGCCATAGGAGTTATTGCAATTACGTTTGCCATTTGGATTCAAGATGTGCTCGTTGCCTTGGATGTGGCTTATGCGATTTTATCCG
Protein-coding regions in this window:
- a CDS encoding sodium:solute symporter, which encodes MSMLDTGVILFYFLLLIIVGVLGVKRAKTVEDYALAGRNLGLFVYLGCLSAVILGGASTIGTAKLGYQFGLSGIWFVFMIGLGITVLGLFFIHQIYGANVTTISELLGRRYNKETRLISALVAAIYTMMVSVTQVIGMGTIIHAVLGWDMTVSMLVGGGIVLFYTILGGMWSVTMTDIIQFIVMTVGIFFVMLPLSLSYVGGWKSLSEQLPATHFDLTSMGWTNIFQYFLLYTLGMVVSQDIWQRVFTARTTKIARSGAVYAGLYSFAYALALSIIGMCAVIVFPTINDPQNVFAKMSLTILPHGLLGLILASVCSALMSTASGTLLASSTLLSHDILKQYWLKDISDQKFVFLSRMITLAIGVIAITFAIWIQDVLVALDVAYAILSGAIFVPVVLGFFWKKATAKAGFYSIIISSLVVLVGLAVEGLSSTNPIMYGIAASIVSMIIFSYLQPSSNMQKGNIVLEEWEDEQGAL